Proteins found in one Acinetobacter sp. XH1741 genomic segment:
- a CDS encoding phosphocholine-specific phospholipase C: MNRREFLLNSTKTMFGTAALASFPLSIQKALAIDAKVENGTIQDVKHIVILTQENRSFDNYFGTLKGVRGFGDRFTIPMTEGRKVWEQYDAKKNKVLPYHLDSRLGNAQRVSGTPHSWSDGQAAWDNGRMSDWVAYKKPQSMGYYKKQEVEYQFALANAFTICDAYHCAMHAGTNPNRKFIWTGTNGPTGAGVASVVNEFDGIGPSTEGYEWTTYPERLQQAGVTWKVYQNMPDNFTDNPLAGFKQYRRANEQSGQPVSNDTLTCPAYDEKIDATQPLYKGIANTMPDGGFLGTFKADIAQGKLPQVSWLVAPANYSEHPGPSSPVQGAWYIQEVLNALTENAELWSQTVLLVNFDENDGFFDHTPSPSAPSKDANGVVYGKTTLTDQQISYEYFNHPAVATSKSQPKPDGRVYGPGVRVPMYVISPWSRGGWVNSQVFDHTSILQFLEKRFGVQEPNISPYRRAVCGDLTTAFNFKTPNLMPIAQLDGKKTKAEADAIRVAQALLPQVPVPSQQQFPQQEMGIRPSRALPYILHTSAKVDAAQKTVKLMFSNTGKQAAVFHVYNRLDLTVAPRRYMVEMGKQLDDVWNAPTGQYDLWVLGPNGFHRAFKGDLNQANQTQALPEIRVCVEECDANLYLKVRHDGNKSVKLNVKANAYLPNKTWMIETNSSEKELVWDMSEFGGWYDFTVTLADDATFSRRFAGRIETQEDSISDPYMGYLES, from the coding sequence ATGGAACTATTCAAGATGTTAAGCATATTGTCATTTTGACTCAGGAAAACCGTTCTTTCGATAATTACTTCGGAACATTAAAAGGAGTACGTGGTTTTGGTGACCGCTTTACCATTCCAATGACGGAAGGGCGAAAGGTATGGGAGCAATACGATGCTAAGAAAAATAAAGTACTGCCTTACCATTTAGATAGCCGTTTAGGAAATGCTCAGCGCGTTTCAGGAACACCTCACTCATGGTCAGATGGCCAAGCTGCTTGGGATAATGGTCGAATGAGTGATTGGGTGGCTTATAAAAAGCCGCAATCTATGGGCTACTACAAAAAACAAGAAGTTGAATATCAGTTTGCTTTAGCCAACGCTTTTACCATTTGTGATGCCTACCACTGCGCTATGCATGCAGGAACCAATCCAAACCGTAAGTTTATCTGGACAGGCACTAATGGTCCTACAGGTGCAGGCGTGGCTAGTGTCGTAAATGAGTTTGATGGAATTGGCCCATCAACAGAAGGTTATGAATGGACAACTTATCCTGAGCGCTTACAGCAGGCTGGCGTGACATGGAAAGTTTATCAAAACATGCCAGATAACTTTACAGATAACCCATTAGCTGGTTTCAAACAGTATCGCCGTGCAAATGAGCAATCTGGACAACCTGTCAGCAATGACACACTGACGTGTCCAGCATACGATGAAAAAATCGATGCGACACAACCACTTTATAAAGGTATTGCCAATACCATGCCAGATGGTGGTTTTCTAGGAACTTTTAAAGCAGATATTGCGCAAGGTAAATTACCGCAAGTGAGTTGGTTAGTTGCTCCAGCAAATTATAGTGAGCACCCTGGGCCATCTAGTCCTGTACAGGGCGCTTGGTATATTCAGGAAGTATTAAATGCTTTAACTGAAAACGCTGAGTTGTGGAGCCAAACTGTTTTATTGGTGAATTTTGATGAGAATGATGGTTTCTTTGATCATACTCCTTCACCGAGTGCGCCATCTAAAGATGCAAATGGTGTTGTATACGGAAAAACGACTTTAACCGATCAGCAAATATCGTATGAGTACTTTAACCATCCTGCAGTAGCGACCTCCAAATCTCAACCTAAACCAGATGGTCGAGTGTATGGACCGGGTGTGCGTGTCCCTATGTATGTGATTTCACCATGGAGCCGTGGAGGTTGGGTAAATTCGCAAGTCTTTGACCATACTTCTATTTTACAGTTTTTAGAAAAACGCTTTGGTGTGCAAGAGCCGAATATTAGCCCATACCGCCGTGCCGTATGTGGTGATTTAACGACGGCATTTAATTTTAAAACACCAAATCTCATGCCTATAGCCCAATTAGACGGGAAGAAAACAAAAGCTGAAGCCGATGCGATTCGTGTTGCTCAAGCTTTGTTGCCACAAGTTCCCGTACCGAGTCAGCAGCAATTTCCTCAGCAAGAAATGGGGATTAGACCTTCACGTGCTTTACCTTATATTTTGCATACCAGTGCTAAAGTTGATGCAGCACAAAAAACCGTAAAACTAATGTTCTCAAATACGGGTAAACAGGCAGCAGTTTTCCATGTGTATAACCGATTAGATCTTACGGTAGCTCCTCGTCGTTATATGGTTGAGATGGGTAAACAGCTTGATGATGTATGGAATGCTCCAACTGGGCAGTATGACTTGTGGGTACTTGGACCAAATGGTTTCCACCGTGCATTTAAAGGAGATCTAAACCAAGCCAACCAGACGCAAGCACTACCGGAAATTAGAGTGTGTGTGGAGGAGTGTGATGCGAATTTATATTTGAAGGTTCGCCACGATGGTAATAAGTCAGTCAAGCTTAACGTCAAAGCAAATGCTTATCTTCCAAATAAGACATGGATGATCGAGACGAATAGTTCGGAAAAAGAACTGGTTTGGGATATGTCTGAATTTGGTGGTTGGTATGACTTTACGGTGACTTTAGCCGATGATGCTACGTTTAGTCGTCGTTTTGCAGGGCGTATAGAAACTCAAGAAGATTCAATTTCTGACCCATATATGGGTTATTTAGAGTCTTGA
- the nadC gene encoding carboxylating nicotinate-nucleotide diphosphorylase, translating to MSIPQSLLEQSIQINIQQALQEDIGDGDITAMLTPEDEQATATIISREDMVLAGQPWVNALISAYDNTVQVTWLKQEGDRVAANEAFLKLAGSARSLLTVERPALNFIQTLSAVATKTAEYVQHLEGLNTKLLDTRKTLPGLRIAQKYAVAVGGGQNHRLGLFDAFLIKENHIMAAGGIGQAIAQAHQIAPGKPVEVEVETWDELNQALEAGADIVMLDNFSQQQMIDAVKHVAGRCKLEASGNITIENLREVATTGVDYISMGVLTKDVKAVDLSMRFNA from the coding sequence ATGAGCATACCTCAGTCTTTGCTTGAACAGTCAATTCAAATCAATATTCAACAAGCATTACAAGAAGATATTGGGGACGGTGACATTACTGCCATGCTCACACCAGAAGATGAACAGGCTACCGCAACGATCATTAGCCGTGAAGATATGGTTTTAGCTGGACAACCGTGGGTAAATGCACTCATCTCAGCTTATGACAACACGGTACAGGTGACTTGGTTAAAACAAGAAGGTGACCGGGTAGCTGCAAATGAAGCCTTTTTAAAGCTTGCAGGTTCTGCACGTAGCTTACTTACTGTAGAGCGCCCTGCTTTAAACTTTATTCAAACTTTGTCTGCAGTTGCAACAAAAACGGCTGAATATGTTCAACATCTTGAAGGTTTAAATACAAAACTTCTTGATACACGTAAAACCTTACCGGGCTTACGTATTGCACAAAAATATGCTGTAGCTGTTGGTGGCGGACAAAATCACCGCCTTGGTTTATTTGATGCATTCTTAATTAAAGAAAATCATATTATGGCAGCGGGTGGTATTGGCCAAGCGATTGCCCAAGCACACCAAATTGCACCAGGCAAACCTGTTGAAGTCGAAGTTGAAACGTGGGATGAACTCAACCAAGCGCTTGAAGCAGGTGCGGATATTGTTATGCTCGATAACTTTAGTCAGCAACAAATGATTGATGCAGTCAAACATGTAGCTGGTCGTTGTAAACTCGAAGCTTCTGGTAATATCACCATTGAAAACTTACGCGAAGTAGCGACTACTGGAGTCGACTATATTTCTATGGGTGTGTTGACTAAAGATGTCAAAGCCGTTGATTTATCAATGCGTTTTAATGCTTAA
- the ampD gene encoding 1,6-anhydro-N-acetylmuramyl-L-alanine amidase AmpD encodes MKQITPYEVIDGQLKGARQVPSPNFNQRPTGTEIQMIVVHNISLPPSQFGGGYIEQFFQNKLDWSVHPYFQTIEGMQVSTHLLILRTGEVLQFVNFNDRAWHAGRSSYLGKVECNDYSIGIELEGSDDLPFEEVQYSVLTDVVSTIRQAYPEIKNHIAGHSDIAPGRKTDPGPYFKWQHFRQLLAQKKT; translated from the coding sequence ATGAAGCAAATCACACCTTATGAAGTTATAGATGGACAATTAAAAGGGGCGAGGCAAGTTCCTTCTCCAAATTTTAATCAGCGTCCGACTGGTACCGAAATTCAAATGATTGTGGTTCATAATATTAGTTTGCCGCCGTCTCAATTTGGAGGCGGATACATTGAGCAGTTTTTTCAAAATAAATTAGATTGGTCAGTTCATCCTTATTTTCAAACTATTGAAGGGATGCAAGTCTCTACGCATCTGTTAATTTTACGAACAGGTGAAGTCCTACAGTTTGTTAATTTTAATGATCGTGCATGGCATGCAGGGCGTTCGAGTTATTTAGGTAAGGTTGAATGTAATGATTATTCAATCGGTATTGAGCTTGAAGGAAGTGATGACTTGCCTTTTGAAGAAGTACAGTACAGCGTACTAACCGATGTGGTTAGTACTATTCGCCAAGCTTATCCAGAAATTAAAAACCATATTGCAGGGCATTCGGACATCGCACCAGGCCGAAAAACTGATCCAGGACCTTATTTTAAGTGGCAGCACTTTAGACAGTTGTTGGCACAGAAAAAAACTTGA
- the murJ gene encoding murein biosynthesis integral membrane protein MurJ: protein MSTMALWRSTFIVSAMTMLSRVLGLVRDVVLLNVFGAGKDFDTFVVAFRIPNFFRRLFAEGAFSQAFIPVLTEYKTGRAHAEVQILISRVFGCLLTVMTLLTFVAMVLAPAIIYMYAPGFHNDPEKFDLAVSMFRLTIPYLMFMSLTAFASSILNSYGSFASPAFSPVLLNVAMIAGAWWLTPYMAEPIKALGWSVVAAGVLQLAVQIPELWRKNLLIPPKVDFKHEGVERILKLMLPALFGVSVTQINLLLNTIWASFMQDGSVSWLYSAERMTELPLGLIGVAIGTVILPSLSARHAEQDQEKFRGMIDWAARVIVLVGLPASIALFMLSTPIIQALFQRGEFDLRDTQMTALALQCMSAGVISFMLIKVFAPGFYAQQDTKTPVRVGLMSVAANAILNVVFIGFFKLINWQAEHMALALASSGSALVNAGLLYFYLHKRNIFRFGSHWKKLILQYGLANLAMIAALWFGLNWYNGELSQWVRVVEVAGLCIVGVIAYLIGLLITGFRPRDLKH, encoded by the coding sequence GTGAGTACGATGGCATTGTGGCGATCGACTTTTATTGTCAGTGCAATGACGATGTTGTCACGTGTGTTGGGGTTGGTACGGGATGTCGTATTACTCAACGTGTTTGGTGCGGGTAAAGATTTCGATACCTTCGTTGTGGCTTTTCGTATTCCCAACTTCTTTCGGAGGCTGTTTGCCGAGGGAGCTTTCTCACAGGCTTTTATTCCGGTACTGACCGAATATAAAACAGGCCGAGCACATGCTGAAGTACAAATCCTGATTAGTCGTGTATTTGGTTGTTTGCTTACGGTCATGACCTTACTCACTTTCGTGGCTATGGTTTTAGCACCGGCAATCATTTATATGTATGCGCCGGGGTTCCATAATGACCCTGAAAAGTTCGATTTAGCTGTCAGCATGTTCCGTCTGACCATTCCATATTTAATGTTTATGTCACTGACTGCTTTTGCCAGCAGTATCTTAAACAGTTATGGTTCTTTTGCGTCACCAGCCTTTTCACCTGTTTTGCTCAATGTCGCAATGATTGCAGGCGCATGGTGGCTTACGCCGTATATGGCTGAACCTATTAAAGCATTAGGGTGGTCGGTTGTTGCAGCAGGTGTTTTACAACTAGCTGTACAAATTCCTGAGTTATGGCGTAAAAACCTACTGATTCCACCTAAAGTTGATTTTAAACATGAAGGTGTAGAGCGTATTCTAAAATTAATGCTCCCAGCATTATTTGGTGTGTCTGTGACTCAGATTAACCTGTTATTAAATACGATTTGGGCATCTTTCATGCAAGATGGTTCTGTCTCTTGGCTCTACAGTGCTGAGCGTATGACTGAGCTACCCCTAGGCTTGATTGGTGTTGCGATTGGTACCGTAATTTTACCTTCGCTTTCAGCACGACATGCTGAGCAAGATCAGGAAAAGTTCCGTGGCATGATTGACTGGGCAGCAAGAGTTATTGTGTTAGTGGGTTTACCTGCAAGTATCGCTTTATTTATGCTTTCTACACCAATTATTCAGGCTTTATTCCAACGTGGTGAGTTTGACCTACGCGATACGCAAATGACAGCGCTTGCTTTGCAATGTATGAGTGCTGGTGTAATTTCCTTTATGTTAATTAAAGTATTTGCACCAGGTTTCTATGCTCAGCAAGATACTAAAACACCAGTTCGTGTGGGTTTAATGTCTGTTGCCGCAAATGCAATTTTAAACGTTGTATTTATTGGATTCTTTAAACTGATCAATTGGCAGGCTGAGCATATGGCGCTTGCACTGGCATCTTCTGGTTCAGCTTTGGTGAATGCTGGCTTACTCTACTTCTATCTACATAAGCGCAATATTTTCCGATTTGGCTCACATTGGAAAAAACTGATACTTCAATATGGTTTAGCAAACCTTGCCATGATTGCAGCACTTTGGTTTGGGTTAAATTGGTACAACGGTGAGCTTTCTCAGTGGGTTCGTGTTGTTGAGGTTGCGGGCCTATGCATAGTTGGTGTGATTGCTTACTTAATTGGTTTGCTGATTACTGGTTTTAGGCCGAGAGATTTAAAACACTAA
- a CDS encoding FKBP-type peptidyl-prolyl cis-trans isomerase translates to MKKISLVIAASTMSLSVLAAAPITNKSPAKDQFSYSYGYLMGRNNTDALTDLNLDIFYQGLQEGAQKKSARLTDEEMAKAINEYKKTLEAKQLVEFQKLGQQNAQAGAAFLAENAKKSGVITTKSGLQYQVLKEGSGKAPKATSHVKVNYEGRLLDGTVFDSSIARNHPVDFQLNQVIAGWTEGLQTMKEGGKTRFFIPAKLAYGEVGAGDSIGPNSTLIFDIELLQVLPK, encoded by the coding sequence ATGAAAAAAATCAGTTTGGTTATTGCTGCATCGACAATGAGTTTATCTGTTTTGGCTGCTGCACCGATAACAAATAAAAGCCCAGCAAAGGATCAGTTTAGCTATAGTTATGGCTACTTAATGGGTCGTAATAATACGGATGCTTTAACAGATTTAAATCTTGATATCTTTTATCAAGGTCTTCAAGAAGGTGCACAGAAGAAAAGTGCTCGTTTGACAGACGAAGAAATGGCTAAAGCAATCAATGAGTATAAAAAAACTTTAGAAGCTAAGCAGTTAGTCGAATTTCAAAAATTAGGTCAACAAAATGCTCAAGCTGGTGCCGCATTCCTTGCAGAGAATGCTAAAAAATCTGGAGTGATTACGACCAAATCTGGCTTGCAGTATCAGGTATTAAAAGAGGGCTCTGGTAAAGCTCCTAAAGCTACCTCTCATGTAAAAGTTAACTATGAAGGTCGTTTACTCGATGGGACTGTTTTTGATAGCTCAATCGCACGTAATCATCCTGTCGACTTCCAATTAAATCAAGTCATTGCTGGTTGGACAGAAGGTTTACAAACGATGAAAGAAGGTGGTAAAACCCGTTTCTTCATTCCGGCTAAACTCGCTTATGGTGAGGTCGGTGCTGGCGACAGTATTGGTCCAAATAGTACTTTAATTTTTGATATTGAATTGCTACAAGTTTTACCAAAATAA
- a CDS encoding FKBP-type peptidyl-prolyl cis-trans isomerase, which yields MSKALPIAVAVVLGGAALVPVYYATQHPTTEVGRKADKNASPIQKISYVLGYEVAQQTPPELDTKSFVQGIHDARSKQPSAYTQEDLKAAVAAYEKELQQKMQHQDKPEQAGTATDSADAQFLAENKTKAGVKTTASGLQYIITKEGTGKQPTAQSVVKVHYEGRLINGQVFDSSYKRGQPVEFPLNQVIPGWTEGLQLMKEGGKATFFIPSNLAYGPQELPGIPANSTLIFDVELISVK from the coding sequence ATGAGTAAAGCCTTACCCATTGCTGTCGCTGTAGTTTTAGGCGGTGCTGCACTTGTACCTGTATATTATGCAACTCAACATCCGACCACAGAAGTCGGACGTAAAGCAGATAAAAATGCTTCTCCAATTCAAAAAATCAGTTATGTGCTTGGGTATGAAGTTGCACAACAAACTCCTCCTGAATTGGACACTAAATCATTTGTTCAAGGGATCCATGATGCTCGAAGCAAACAGCCAAGCGCTTATACTCAAGAAGATTTAAAAGCAGCTGTTGCAGCTTATGAAAAAGAGTTACAACAAAAAATGCAGCACCAAGATAAACCTGAGCAAGCAGGTACAGCTACTGATTCTGCAGATGCACAATTCCTTGCTGAAAACAAAACTAAAGCTGGGGTAAAAACTACCGCATCAGGCTTGCAATATATCATTACTAAAGAAGGTACTGGTAAGCAGCCAACAGCTCAGTCAGTTGTTAAAGTACATTATGAAGGTCGTTTAATTAACGGTCAGGTTTTCGATAGTTCTTATAAACGTGGTCAGCCAGTTGAGTTCCCACTTAATCAGGTTATTCCAGGTTGGACCGAAGGTCTTCAACTCATGAAGGAAGGCGGAAAAGCGACTTTCTTTATTCCATCAAATCTTGCCTATGGTCCACAAGAACTTCCAGGGATCCCGGCAAACAGTACACTGATTTTTGATGTTGAACTCATTTCAGTGAAATAA
- a CDS encoding polysaccharide biosynthesis tyrosine autokinase has protein sequence MNQNSKTNEDSIDLKELFFSLIAQWKIIACCVVLSLICALLYLRITPDTYSVDAMVQVEDSKGAASAALLGDLSKVSGGLSQKSPADPEIEILHSRMVLGQVIQNLNLDINIKDNQSGLIDKLISQDKSRLEYRHESVLYSNQNDNLMIRELKVPEYYLDKPLKLEFKGTNQFTLTYKDQVVFNGQLNKKNILNTDRGLWQLQLSAQGNLKEQSYTLTKLALPTAVKNFNDIYSVAEKGKVTGVIGLNYLGQDPEHITQVLNNVLNVYHQQNIERKSLETKQTLAFLEKQLPLLRKQLEDSEIKFNQFREKYKTVDVNAESELLLKQNIDLEKLKIELQQKQAELSAKYTNDHPLIRQIDAQIAEINKKIADLNNRLTQLPETQRLYLQLYRDVKVNTELYTSLLNSYQQLKIANAGEIGNVRIIDTAVEPVKPIKPKKLIVLILSIFVGGFIGVLIALLRNMMRSGVNDSTQIENELDLPVYATVPRSPIQETRMSILKKKKSIPILAVKSSDDIAIESLRSIRTAIHFALTSAKNNIIMIAGPSPEVGKSFISTNLATIFAQGNKRVLLIDADMRRGYMHKYFDVDVKPGLSELLSGQADLTQVLHKTQVANLDVITRGKSPTNPSEMLSSTQFKDLLEKFQTQYDHIIIDTPPVLAVTDGIIISQYTGVNLIVARYAKSHMKELELTVNRFEQAGVKVNGFILNDIQRSSGGGYGYNYAYAYKAQKED, from the coding sequence ATGAACCAAAACTCTAAAACTAACGAAGATAGCATCGATTTAAAAGAGTTATTCTTTTCATTGATTGCCCAGTGGAAAATCATAGCATGTTGCGTGGTCTTAAGTTTAATTTGTGCCTTGCTATATTTGCGGATAACTCCTGATACTTACTCTGTAGATGCAATGGTACAAGTTGAAGACAGTAAAGGTGCTGCCTCTGCTGCTCTACTTGGAGATCTTTCTAAAGTCAGTGGAGGTCTATCTCAAAAATCACCTGCTGATCCAGAAATAGAGATTCTTCATTCTAGAATGGTTTTAGGGCAGGTCATTCAGAATCTTAATCTTGATATTAACATCAAAGATAACCAATCAGGATTGATTGATAAGTTAATTTCACAAGATAAAAGTAGACTTGAGTATCGTCATGAATCTGTACTGTACAGTAATCAAAATGATAATTTGATGATACGAGAACTTAAAGTACCTGAATATTATTTAGATAAACCTTTAAAGTTAGAGTTCAAAGGAACAAATCAATTTACTTTAACCTACAAAGATCAAGTTGTATTTAATGGTCAATTAAACAAGAAAAATATACTAAATACAGATAGAGGTCTTTGGCAGCTACAACTTAGCGCTCAAGGTAATTTGAAAGAACAAAGCTATACTTTAACTAAACTTGCTCTACCAACAGCTGTTAAAAATTTTAATGATATCTATAGTGTTGCTGAAAAAGGTAAAGTGACCGGTGTTATTGGTTTAAATTATCTAGGCCAAGATCCAGAGCATATTACCCAAGTACTCAATAACGTTCTAAATGTTTATCATCAACAAAATATTGAACGAAAATCTCTAGAAACCAAGCAAACACTAGCTTTCCTTGAGAAACAATTACCACTTCTTAGAAAGCAGCTAGAAGATTCTGAAATCAAATTTAACCAATTCCGTGAAAAATATAAAACGGTAGATGTGAATGCCGAATCTGAACTGTTACTTAAACAAAACATTGACCTTGAAAAACTCAAGATCGAATTACAACAAAAACAAGCCGAGCTTTCAGCTAAATATACAAATGATCATCCACTAATCCGTCAAATTGATGCTCAAATTGCAGAGATTAATAAAAAGATTGCTGATCTTAATAATCGTTTAACTCAACTTCCTGAGACCCAACGTTTATATTTACAGCTCTATCGTGATGTAAAAGTCAATACTGAGCTATATACATCGTTACTCAACTCTTATCAACAGCTTAAAATTGCGAATGCAGGTGAGATTGGTAATGTCCGCATTATTGATACTGCTGTAGAACCTGTTAAACCGATTAAACCTAAAAAATTGATTGTTCTAATACTTTCTATTTTTGTTGGTGGTTTTATCGGTGTATTAATTGCATTACTACGCAATATGATGCGTAGCGGAGTTAATGATTCAACTCAAATTGAAAATGAATTAGATCTTCCGGTTTATGCAACTGTACCTCGCTCTCCTATTCAAGAGACTCGTATGAGTATTTTGAAAAAGAAAAAGAGTATTCCTATTCTAGCGGTTAAAAGTAGCGATGATATTGCGATTGAAAGTTTGCGTAGTATTCGTACTGCCATTCACTTCGCTTTAACCTCAGCAAAAAATAATATTATTATGATTGCAGGCCCGTCTCCGGAAGTTGGTAAATCGTTTATTTCAACGAACTTAGCGACTATTTTCGCCCAAGGGAATAAACGCGTATTATTGATTGATGCTGATATGCGTCGCGGTTATATGCATAAATACTTCGATGTTGACGTAAAACCTGGTCTTTCTGAATTACTAAGTGGCCAAGCTGACTTGACACAAGTTTTACATAAAACGCAAGTTGCGAATCTCGACGTGATTACCCGTGGTAAGAGTCCAACCAACCCTTCAGAAATGTTGAGTTCTACACAGTTCAAAGATTTACTAGAGAAGTTCCAAACTCAATATGACCATATCATTATTGATACTCCACCAGTACTTGCAGTAACTGACGGTATTATTATTTCTCAATACACTGGTGTGAACTTAATTGTTGCTCGTTATGCTAAGTCTCATATGAAAGAGCTTGAGTTAACAGTTAATCGTTTTGAACAAGCTGGCGTTAAAGTGAATGGCTTTATCCTTAATGATATTCAACGCTCTAGCGGCGGTGGTTATGGCTATAACTATGCTTATGCATATAAAGCACAAAAAGAAGATTAA